From Elephas maximus indicus isolate mEleMax1 chromosome 25, mEleMax1 primary haplotype, whole genome shotgun sequence, the proteins below share one genomic window:
- the LIME1 gene encoding lck-interacting transmembrane adapter 1, with translation MGPQMSSAPPVLWVVAGFVLLLGLWVLCAACHRKRAPRPQAGLQGIVMPADGSLLRRTHLCALSKSDTRLHELHQGMRGSRAPRPASMDLLHPHWLEGYRGTPRPPAVPPTFPHQELPRPLPVFAALASTGPEATYSNVGLAALPRVSLAASPEVWSGARLTSGWARPGAGPTAAEYACIQKLKGTDKGPQGQQGKAEVTSATQVDILYSRVNKPKRRDAGPTKEWPDSEGSGSSLAPLQMGQGVDHNPLENVYESIQEMCPSS, from the exons ATGGGGCCTCAGATGTCCTCAGCTCCTCCTGTCCTCTGGGTCGTAGCCGGCTTTGTGCTGCTCCTCGGGCTGTGGGTGCTGTGCGCGGCCTGCCACAG GAAGCGGGCACCGAGGCCGCAGGCAGGGCTGCAGGGCATTGTGATGCCAGCAGATGGG TCACTGTTGAGACGGACCCACCTCTGTGCCCTCAGCAAATCGGACACCAGGCTGCATGAGCTGCACCAGGGCATGCGAGGCAGCCGAG CCCCACGGCCTGCAAGCATGGACCTCCTGCACCCACATTGGCTGGAGGGGTACAGGGGCACCCCCAGGCCGCCTGCAGTGCCCCCAACCTTTCCACACCAAGAGCTGCCCCGACCCCTGCCTGTCTTTGCTGCCTTGGCCTCCACTGGCCCCGAGGCTACATATTCCAATGTGGGGCTGGCCGCACTCCCCAGAGTCAGCCTGGCAGCCAGCCCCGAAGTGTGGTCAGGGGCCCGACTGACCAGCGGCTGGGCCAGGCCTGGGGCAGGACCCACGGCAGCTGAGTATGCCTGCATCCAGAAGCTCAAGGGGACAGACAAGGGCCCCCAGGGGCAGCAGGGGAAGGCTGAGGTGACCTCAGCCACACAG GTGGACATCCTGTACTCCAGGGTCAACAAGCCTAAAAGGAGGGACGCAGGGCCCACCAAAGAGTGGCCAGACTCTGAGGGCTCCGGATCGTCTCTGGCCCCCCTGCAGATGGGCCAGGGTGTGGACCACAACCCCCTGGAAAACGTGTATGAAAGCATCCAGGAGATGTGCCCGAGCTCATGA
- the SLC2A4RG gene encoding SLC2A4 regulator codes for MEAARSQAPGRGCGRPLPRAADRAPAAVSGSAARRDEAPRLRPEGPGLIAAPGTGPAPPQGPAVSDGFAGLELALPLEPRAADLWGPGSWVGAAPGPQSAHIPVPAQRAPPGRARLDEVMAAAALTSLSTSPLLLGTPAAAFSSESGLEPWKEALGRPPGSYSSSSNSNSGDWDLASDPSSPSTPSPPLPPEAAHFLFGEPAQRKRKNSAQVMFQCLWKSCGKVLSSASGMQRHIRVVHLGRQAETEQSDGEEDFYYTELDMGVDALTDGLSSLTPVSPTASVPPAFPRLELPEASTLPSLLQPLALPPPPMLSSVVPGPVCHIHSDHAYQGCLAPIHLESQPPTVRSCFTPALPSKLAANPRKPRGDAKKCRKVYGMDRRELWCTACRWKKACQRFLD; via the exons ATGGAGGCCGCGCGCTCCCAGGCGCCGGGCCGGGGCTGCGGGCGCCCCCTCCCTCGCGCTGCCGACCGGGCCCCCGCGGCCGTCTCGGGCTCCGCCGCGCGGCGGGACGAGGCGCCGAGGCTGCGGCCGGAAGGGCCGGGCCTGATCGCCGCGCCCGGGACGGGGCCCGCGCCGCCGCAG GGGCCCGCCGTGAGCGACGGCTTCGCGGGCCTGGAGTTGGCGCTGCCGCTGGAGCCGCGGGCCGCGGACCTGTGGGGCCCGGGGAGCTGGGTGGGGGCGGCGCCGGGGCCCCAGTCGGCGCACATCCCGGTGCCCGCGCAGAG AGCCCCTCCAGGAAGAGCGCGACTGGATGAGGTCATGGCTGCAGCGGCGCTTACAAGCCTGTCCACCAGCCCCCTCCTGTTGGGGACCCCAGCTGCAGCCTTCAGCTCAG AGTCCGGCTTGGAGCCCTGGAAGGAGGCCCTGGGTCGGCCGCCGGGCAgctacagcagcagcagcaacagcaacagcGGAGACTGGGACCTGGCCAGCGACCCGTCCTCCCCGTCCACACCGTCACCCCCGCTGCCCCCGGAGGCAGCCCACTTCCTGTTCGGGGAGCCGGcccagaggaagagaaag AACTCGGCCCAGGTCATGTTCCAGTGTCTGTGGAAGAGCTGCGGGAAGGTGCTGAGCTCCGCCTCGGGGATGCAGAGACACATCCGCGTGGTGCACCTGGG ACGCCAGGCAGAGACTGAGCAGAGCGACGGTGAGGAGGACTTTTACTACACAGAGCTCGACATGGGAGTGGACGCGCTGACTGATGGACTGTCCAGCCTCACCCCAGTGTCCCCCACGGCCTCCGTGCCTCCCGCCTTCCCCCGCCTGGAGCTGCCAGAGGCCTCCACCCTGCCGAGTCTGCTGCAGCCCCTggccctgcccccgcccccaatGCTGAGCTCAGTGGTCCCTGGACCGGTATGTCACATCCACAGTGACCACGCCTACCAG GGCTGCCTGGCGCCCATCCACCTGGAGTCACAGCCCCCCACGGTCAGGTCCTGCTTCACGCCAGCCCTTCCCTCCAAGCTCGCTGCCAACCCCAG GAAGCCCCGCGGTGATGCCAAGAAATGCCGGAAGGTGTACGGCATGGACCGCCGGGAGCTGTGGTGCACAGCTTGCCGCTGGAAGAAGGCCTGCCAGCGTTTCCTGGACTGA